The following nucleotide sequence is from Acinetobacter equi.
AGCAGCATAAATGATGGCAGCTTGTGAAGAATCAACATATTGTTGAGCCCAGTTCATAACGAGCTGAATACATGCGCTTGCTAAGCCAAGCCCACATATCACAGCAATTAAGTGCCAGTGAAAAACAGGTGGTTGGGTTTCACCAACGAAGGGAGCAATGATAAAACATAGTAAGGATGCAAAAATAAGTTGTAATACGGTCACTCTACGTATATTTACTTTACCTGCATAATATCCAATAAGAATAATTTCAAAGGCAATAGCAATGGCACCAAGTAATGTAATAATTTGCCCAAATTGCAATTGAACAGCATTCCAACCATTGCCCGTTAGTAGAACTAAACCAATGAATGCACAACTTACCCCTAGCCAAGTCATAATATTGGGACGATGTTTAAAAAAAATCCACATAAAAATGGGTACAAGAGGAACGTATAGGGCAGTTAAAAAAGCAGATTCACTACTGGTAATAGTTTGTAAACCAATTGTTTGTGTACCATAACCTATAGCAATTACACTGCCAATTAAGAAGCCAGCAAAGACTTCTTTTATATTAAAACTATGTAAGTGTTTCCATGAGATTAAGCTGACAGCAATTGCCGCAGCGGTAAAGCGTAAACCAACAAAAATAATGGGGCTACTAAAATTTAAGCCGTATTGAACTGTAATGAAACTACCACCCCAAATAATGGTGATTAAAATCAATGTTAGTTGAGGAAGCTTTTTTTGAATAGATAGAGGTAAATTTAACATGAGAGATTGGTGTCTAAATTTTAATAAAAAAAGAGGTCTTTTGACCTCTTCTTTAATACTTTAAACAGTATACGCTTTATTGATCTAAAAGTAATTGAGCTTCGTTTAGATTTAAAGTACCTTCGTAAATAGCGCGACCTGTAATTGCACCTAAAATGCCAGGTTGACCTTTAAGATTACGAACATCATCAAGATTGGTTACACCACCAGAAGCAATCACTGGAAGTCCTGAATAAGTTGCTAAGTTTACAGTTTGTTCAACATTCACACCTTGCATCATGCCATCACGTGCAATATCAGTATAAACGATGCTTGATACACCAGCATCTGCAAAACGTTTTGCTAAATCAGTTGCTTTAACGTCTGTTACATTTGCCCAACCATCAGTTGCAACCATGCCATTTATTGCATCAATACCAACAATGATATGACCTGCAAATTTTTTGCATGCTTCTTCTACAAATTCAGGTTCTTTTACTGCTTTTGTACCAATGATCACGTAGCTTACGCCAGCATCTAAATAGTGTTCGATCGTTTCTAATGAACGAATACCACCACCAATTTGAATAGGTAAATTTGGTTGAGCTTTAGCAATTGCTTCTACAACAGGTTTATGAATAGGCGTACCAGCGAAAGCACCATTTAAATCAACTAAATGTAAGCGACGAGCACCTTCATTTACCCAATGTTGTGCTGTTGCTACAGGATCATCAGAAAATACAGTATCGTCTTCCATACGACCTTGTTTTAAACGTACACATTTGCCATCTTTCAGGTCAATTGCAGGGATGATCAGCATGCTTTCGCTCCTTGCTCTATTTAGGAAGTAAAATTGTGTGCAATCTTAGCAAATATTCAAAGATTATCTCTAGGAAATTACTAAAAATGTTTAAGGCTTATTACAATAAAGTTGCCAATTGCATCAAAGCCGAGACCATAATTAAGCCTACTAAGCACATTATAATGATATATATCCAAGCTACAGCTGTTTCCCAAGACAGGGCAACTCTTGGCTCACCAAATTTATTACTGGAAATATTTCCTTTAGCAAAAAATAGATATAAACCGAAGAAAAAGTTGATTAATGGAATAAATAGAAGAAGTGACAACCAACCAGTTAAATTTAAGTCATGCAAGCGTTTAATTGTAAAAATAATCAGGAAGTAGTATCCAATTATATATATTGGAAGTTGAATGAAAGAGACGCTATTTAAAAATGTTGATATTTCTTCAGAATTTTGGAGATCGAGTGATGAAATATCTGCTGATAGAAATGCTGATGATAATATTAATAAAATAATAAGGCTTATAATAGCAGCTATTAATGACCAAGCAATATAAGTCGCTCTGCTTATTCGACCTTGTGGTGAAAAAAGATTGTATTTTAAAGATGAATTTGAAGTTGTCATGTTGTTCACATTGAATATTATTAAAATGAGATTAAGTTAAAAAAACGAATAAAAGTATTCCTATTTAAATAGGTCTATTATTTAAGTTTTGTTGGTGTAATCATAATCTCAAAAGATATAAATTTCTCAATAAAAAAGCCCACAATCTGTGAGCTTTAAATAGGTTAGGAAATTAAATTTTCCATTCCACAAAGTTTTTCAACAATTGTAGACCTGCTGTATGACTTTTTTCAGGATGGAATTGAGTCGCAAATAGGTTTTCTTTATGAATTGCAGTACAAAATTCTAAGCCGTAGTCACATGTTGCCGCAACAATCGTTGGATCTTGAGGTTCAACATAAAAACTATGTACAAAGTAGAAGCGAGCATCTTGTTCAATGTCTTTCCACATTGGATGACTTGGATCAGCTTGATGTACCTGATTCCATCCCATATGAGGTACTTTTAAACCATCTATATCTGGAAAGCGTTTTACAGTACCTTCAAAAATACCGAGTGCATCAGCACCACCATTTTCTTCGGAATGCTGCATTAATGCTTGCATACCAACACAAATAGCCAGAACTGGTTTATTAAATACAGCATTGCGGACAACATCATCAATACCTGCTTCATGCATGCCTTGCATACAATCACGCATTGCACCCACACCAGGGAAAACAATTTTATCTGCTTGAGCAATTAATTTTGGATCATTGGTTACATCAACAGTGGCACCGACATGCTCAAGAGCCTTTGCTGCTGAGTGTAAATTTCCCATGCCATAGTCAAGAAGGGCAATACGGGTCATTACAACGTTCCTTTTGTTGAAGCAACTGTATTTTCTGCACGTGGATCGACTTCACAAGCCATACGTAATGCGCGTGCAAATGCTTTAAATACACTTTCAATTTGGTGATGGCTGTTTTTGCCTTTTAAATTGTCAATGTGTAGAGTCATTAGCGCATGGTTTACGAAACCTTGGAAGAATTCAGAGAATAAATCCACATCGAATGTACCAATACGTGCACGTGTAAATGGAATATCCATCCATAAACCAGGACGACCAGATAAATCGACAACTACTCGGCTTAAAGATTCATCAAGTGGTGCATAAAAATGACCGTAG
It contains:
- a CDS encoding DMT family transporter codes for the protein MLNLPLSIQKKLPQLTLILITIIWGGSFITVQYGLNFSSPIIFVGLRFTAAAIAVSLISWKHLHSFNIKEVFAGFLIGSVIAIGYGTQTIGLQTITSSESAFLTALYVPLVPIFMWIFFKHRPNIMTWLGVSCAFIGLVLLTGNGWNAVQLQFGQIITLLGAIAIAFEIILIGYYAGKVNIRRVTVLQLIFASLLCFIIAPFVGETQPPVFHWHLIAVICGLGLASACIQLVMNWAQQYVDSSQAAIIYAAEPVWAALIGRIAGERLPIITLIGGALVVLGVIISELKFKFFKKYIFKKEP
- the hisA gene encoding 1-(5-phosphoribosyl)-5-[(5-phosphoribosylamino)methylideneamino]imidazole-4-carboxamide isomerase — translated: MLIIPAIDLKDGKCVRLKQGRMEDDTVFSDDPVATAQHWVNEGARRLHLVDLNGAFAGTPIHKPVVEAIAKAQPNLPIQIGGGIRSLETIEHYLDAGVSYVIIGTKAVKEPEFVEEACKKFAGHIIVGIDAINGMVATDGWANVTDVKATDLAKRFADAGVSSIVYTDIARDGMMQGVNVEQTVNLATYSGLPVIASGGVTNLDDVRNLKGQPGILGAITGRAIYEGTLNLNEAQLLLDQ
- a CDS encoding DUF805 domain-containing protein, whose product is MTTSNSSLKYNLFSPQGRISRATYIAWSLIAAIISLIILLILSSAFLSADISSLDLQNSEEISTFLNSVSFIQLPIYIIGYYFLIIFTIKRLHDLNLTGWLSLLLFIPLINFFFGLYLFFAKGNISSNKFGEPRVALSWETAVAWIYIIIMCLVGLIMVSALMQLATLL
- the hisH gene encoding imidazole glycerol phosphate synthase subunit HisH, yielding MTRIALLDYGMGNLHSAAKALEHVGATVDVTNDPKLIAQADKIVFPGVGAMRDCMQGMHEAGIDDVVRNAVFNKPVLAICVGMQALMQHSEENGGADALGIFEGTVKRFPDIDGLKVPHMGWNQVHQADPSHPMWKDIEQDARFYFVHSFYVEPQDPTIVAATCDYGLEFCTAIHKENLFATQFHPEKSHTAGLQLLKNFVEWKI
- the hisB gene encoding imidazoleglycerol-phosphate dehydratase HisB, with amino-acid sequence MTQRISEVVRNTNETKIRVRVNLDGTGQGTLNTGVPFLDHMIDQIKRHGLFDIDIHCDGDLEIDDHHTVEDCGITLGQAFAQALGDKKGLKRYGHFYAPLDESLSRVVVDLSGRPGLWMDIPFTRARIGTFDVDLFSEFFQGFVNHALMTLHIDNLKGKNSHHQIESVFKAFARALRMACEVDPRAENTVASTKGTL